Within the Pseudomonas fulva genome, the region CCTCAAAATGCTCATGTACTACTCGTACACTCCGCTTTTTCGCCTGTTTTTGCCTTGCGCTGGCTACCTCGATTACGTTTTTCAACGGCCTGCTAGGCCACGCGAGAGAGGGTCAATGCGGATGGTGGCTCTCGACCGCTTCTCGCAGCGTGTCGATCAGCGCCTGCAGACGGCCGTGCTGCATCTTCATGGAGGCCTTGTTGACGATCAGTCGCGAGCTGATGTGGGCGATCAGTTCCTGGGCTTCCAGGCCATTGGCCTTGAGGGTGTTGCCGGTGTCGACCACGTCGATGATCTTGTCGGCCAGGCCCACCAGCGGTGCCAGCTCCATGGAGCCGTACAGCTTGATGATGTCGACCTGACGCCCCTGCTCGGCGTAGTAGCGCTTGGCGACGTTGACGAACTTGGTGGCTACGCGCAGGCGGCCTTTCGGCTCGGGTGCACCCACGGCACCGGCGGTCATCAGCTTGCAGCGGGCGATACGCAGGTCCAGCGGCTCGTAGAGCCCCTGGCCGCCGTACTCGAGCAGCACGTCCTTGCCGGCCACGCCGAGGTCGGCGGCGCCGTGTTCGACGTAGGTCGGCACATCGGTGGCGCGTACGATCAGCAGGCGCACATCGTCCAGGGTGGTGGGGATGATCAGCTTGCGGCTCTTGTCCGGATTCTCGGTCGGCACGATGCCTGCCGCCGCGAGCAGCGGCAGGGTGTCGTCGAGAATACGGCCTTTGGACAGGGCAATGGTCAGCATCTGGTCAGCCCGGCACGCGGCGAATCTTCGCCCCCAGCAATTGCAGTTTTTCCTCGATGCATTCGTAACCACGGTCGATGTGGTAGATGCGATCGATCACGGTATCGCCCTGGGCAACCAGCGCAGCGATCACCAGGCTCGCCGAGGCGCGCAGGTCGGTGGCCATCACCGGAGCGCCATTGAGCTGCGCCGCGCCAGTGACGATGGCGGTGTTGCCTTCGACCTGGATCTGCGCGCCCATGCGGCTCATTTCGTATACATGCATGAAGCGGTTTTCGAAGATCGTCTCGATCACCGTACCGGTGCCTTCGGCGATGGCATTGAGGGCGATGAACTGCGCCTGCATGTCGGTCGGGAAAGCCGGGTACGGCGCGGTACGCAGGCTTACCGCCTTCGGGCGCTTGCCTTTCATGTCCAGTTCGATCCAGTCGGGACCGGTGGTGATCTCGGCACCCGCTTCCTGCAGCTTGGCCAGTACGGCTTCGAGGGTGCTCGGGTCGGCGTCCTTGACCTTGACGCGGCCACCGGTGGCCGCTGCGGCAACCAGGTAGGTGCCGGTTTCGATACGGTCGGGCATCACGTTGAAACGCGCACCGTGCAGGCGCTCGACGCCATCGATGGTGATGGTGTCGGTACCAGCACCCTGAATCTTCGCGCCCATGGCGATCAGGCAGTTGGCCAGGTCCACCACTTCCGGTTCGCGAGCGGCGTTTTCCAGAACCGTGCGGCCCTTGGCCAGGGTAGCGGCCATCAGGATGTTTTCGGTGCCGGTCACGCTGACCATGTCGAAGAAGAAGTGCGCACCGCGCAAGCCGCCTTCCGGCGCCTTGGCCTTGATGTAGCCACCTTCGACATCGATGATCGCGCCCATGGCCTCCAGGCCACGGATGTGCAGGTCGACCGGACGCGAGCCGATGGCGCAACCGCCCGGCAGCGCCACCTCGGCCTCCCCGAAGCGGGCGACCATGGGGCCGAGCACCAGGATCGAGGCGCGCATGGTCTTCACCAGCTCATAGGGCGCGACCAAGGTCTTCATGGTGCGCGCATCGACTTCGACGCTGAGCTTCTCGTCGATGATCGGCTCGATACCCATGCGGCCGAACAGCTCGATCATCGTGGTGATGTCGTGCAGGTGCGGCAGGTTGCAGATGGTCACCGGCGCGTCGCCCAGCAGGGTGGCGGCAAGGATCGGCAGTGCGGAGTTCTTCGCACCGGAAATGCGGATTTCGCCGTCGAGACGCACGCCGCCCGTAATGCTCAATTTATCCATAGCTAATTCGTCGTCTCAGGAACGCGCGGCCCAGTCGGCACGGCTGAAGAATTTCATGCTCACGGCATGGATGCTGCCATCGGCGATCCAGGGATTGAGGTGAGCGTAGATCTGTTGCTGACGCTTGACCGGGCTGAGGGCGGCCAATTCGTCGCTGATCAGGTTGAGCTGGAAGTTGCAGCCTTCGCCGTCGACCTCTACCTGAACATCCGGCAGTTTGGTCTCCAAGAAACTTTTTACCTCAAGGGCCTGCATGCTCAACCTCGATCAACGTATTCAATATGCGTGAACGTCGCCTGGCGACGCCTATGAAAGCGGACCATGCCCGGGCAGCGGAGGCGCCTGGCAAGCGGCCAGCGGCAGTGACCGGCAGACATGGGGCCGGCATCATACCAAAAAATCGCCAGCGGCGATTTCCCAGTTCAGCCGGTAGCCAAGCGGTCAGGCCGGTAGCGGCAGCACATGCTGCAGCTCGCACACCTTGGCGATTCCACCCATGTCCTGCGGCAGCCCGCGGACGCTCAGCGGCTTGCCGGCCGCACGTGCATCGCGCATGTAGCACAGCAGCAGCGACAGGCCGACGCTGCTGGACTTCTCGACGGCCGAGCAATCGATCACGCAGGCTTCTGCCTGGGTCGCGCGGATCAGCCGCCCACCCTGCTCACGCAAGGCCGGGCCGCTCTGGTAATCGAGCACGCCGGAGAGTGCGAGCACACCCGGCGCCTGTTCGACGATGGCCGCCGGACTCACGACGTCCCCCGGGCCTGACGCGCCCTGGCCACGGTGTCGGCCCAGCTGTCGATGACCTTGTCGAGGTCGTTGCGGTTGTTCTGCATCGACTGGGCGAACTGATCGCGGAACAGTTTGCCGACGTTGATGCCGTTGATCACCACGTTACGCAGCTTCCAGGTCCCGTCCATGGCGACCATGGTGTACGACAGCGGGTACACGACACCCTTGCCATCGCGGATCTCCATGTTCACCGAGGTACGCTGCGCATCCTGCTTGCCGGAAGCCGGAATCACGCGGATGTCCTGGTTGTTGTATTCCAGCAGCGCGTTGCCATAGAACTGCATCAGGCTGCGCTTGAAGTTCTCCTGGAAGCGCGCCATCTGCTCCGGCGTGGCTTCGCGGGAATAACGCACGGTCATCACGCTGCGCGAGACGCCATCGACGTCCACCACCGGGCCAAGAATCTCGTTGAGCGCGTTGTAGAAGGCCTCGGGGTTCTGGCGGTATTGGTCCTTGTTGGCCTTCAGATCAGCCAGCAGGGTATCGGTGGTTTTCTGCACCACTTCGTGGGCAGCAGGCGCGGCCACGGCCAGCAAGGGTAGAGCAGCCAGCAGAGCGACGAGGCTGTTGCGCAGGGTCTTGATCATCATCGGGTACCTCATTGGCTTTCCTGGTCCCGGTTCACCGAATTGAGCAAGAACTTGCCAATCAGGTCTTCGAGCACCAGGGAAGATTGGGTGTCGTGGATGGTTCCGCCATCGGCCAGCAACTCTTCGTCGCCGCCGACGCTGATACCCACATACTTTTCACCGAGCAGACCAGCGGTCAGGATCGACGCGGTGGAGTCCACCGGAAGATTGTCGACAGCGCCATCGAGTTCCATCGTTACGCGCCCGGTGTAGCTGTCGCGGTCCAGATCGATCGCCGTCACACGGCCGATATTGACGCCCGCCATGGTCACCTTGGCGCGCACGGTCAGGCCGGCAATGTTGTCGAAATGGGCGTACACCTTGTAGGTATCGGCATTGCCACCCGGCGCCAGACCGCTGACGCGCAGCGCCAGCAGCAACAGGGCCAGCAGGCCGGCGAGCAGGAACAGGCCGACACCGATTTCCATCGTGCGGTTTTGCATCAGAAATCTCCAAACATCAAAGCGGTCAGAATGAAGTCCAGCCCCAGCACGGCCAGCGAGGCATACACCACCGTGCGGGTAGTCGCCCGGCTGATGCCTTCGGAAGTGGGTTCGCAGTCATAGCCCTGGAACACGGCGATCCAGGTCACCACGAAGGCGAAGACCAGGCTCTTGATCACGCCGTTGAGCACGTCTTCGCGAAACGAAACACTGTTTTGCATGTTGGCCCAGAACGAGCCCTCGTAGACGCCCAGCCAATCGACGGCGACCATCGCGCCGCCCCAGATGCCGACCACGCTGAAGATCATCGCCAGCAGCGGCATGGAGATGAAGCCGGCCCAAAGGCGCGGCGCGACGATGTGCTTGAGCGGGTCGACACCGATCATCGCCAGGCTGGACAGTTGCTCGGTGGATTTCATGTTGCCGATCTCGGCGGTCAGCGCCGAGCCGGCACGCCCGGCGAACAACAGCGCGGTGACCACCGGTCCCAACTCACGCAACAGGGTCAGGGCGACCATCTGCCCCACCGCCTGTTCGGAACCGTATTTGGCGAGGATGCTGAAGCCCTGCAGCGACAGCACCATGCCGATGAATACGCCGGACACCACGATGATCGCCAGGGACAGCACGCCCACCGAATACAGCTGCTTGATCAGCAACTGCAGGCCATTGCCCGAAGTGCCGCGGCCGAACAGCGCGCGCAGCAGAAAGATCGTCGAACGCCCCAGCGCGGCGACCACATCGATACCCGCCCGCCCGAACAGGCGAACGCGTTCGAGTGAAGATGTCCTGCGCATCAGCGCCCTCCCAGTAGATCGTCGTGGTAATTCGGCGCTTGGAAATGGAAGGGAACCGGGCCGTCTGGCGTTCCCTGCATGAATTGACGCACCCGCGGATTGTCCGAGTCACGCAGCTCGGCCGGTGTTCCCTGGCCCAGCACCTGGCTGTCGCCGACCACATAGATGTAGTCGGCGATGCTGGCCGTCTCGGCCAGATCATGGGAAACCACGATGCTGGTGATGCCCAGGGCATCGTTGAGCAGGCGGATCAAGCGCACCAGCACGCCCATGGCGATCGGGTCCTGACCGACGAACGGCTCGTCGTACATGAGAATCTGCGGATCCAGGGCGATGGCCCGTGCCAGCGCCACGCGGCGCTTCATGCCACCGGAGAGTTCATCAGGCATCAGCTCGATGGCGCCACGCAAGCCGACGGCCTGCAGCTTCATCAGAACAATGTCACGAATCATTTCTTCGGGCAGTTGGGTGTGCACGCGCAGCGGGAACGCCACGTTCTCGAACACGTCGAGGTCGGTGAACAGCGCGCCACTCTGGAACAGCACGCCCATCTGCTTGCGCATGTCGAACAGTTCGCTGCGCGACAGGTCGGGCAGGTTCAGGCCATTGACCCGGATCTCGCCGGCGCTCGGGCGCAGTTCGGCGGCGATCAGGCGCAGCAGCGTGGTCTTGCCGCAGCCCGACGGCCCCATGATCCCGGTGACCTTGCCACGCGGGATACAGATATCGACGTTGTTGAAGATGTGTCGCTCGCCGCGCTGAAAACTTACGTTCTTAAGCTCGACCGCGTACTGATTTTCCGCGCTCATCGGAACTCCATTGCGTACTGCCTTCCTAATCAGACGCCCGGGATCGGGACAAGGGCACTCCATTCGCCCCCTGGAAAAGGCTGCGGACTATAGCATTTGCCCATTTGCCCGCCAAAGCCAGGCTCCGTCCACGTTCAGGGTTGTGACAGCTTTGCCATTTACGGGTTTGCTGCATGGATGATGAGTCCACAGGGCTTTCCCGCTATAATCCCCGTCTTTTTCGTCGAGCAGCCCAAGCCGAGCATGAACCAGACCCGCGACCTGATTGATTCCGCACAGCGCACCATTCGCCTCGAGATCGAGGCGGTGCAAGAGCTGCTGCCTCGCATCGATGCCAATTTCGTCAAGGCCTGCGAGCTGATCCTGGCCAGCAAGGGCCGCGTGGTCGTGGTGGGCATGGGCAAGTCCGGGCATATCGGCAACAAGATCGCCGCGACCCTGGCCAGCACCGGCACCACCGCATTTTTCGTGCACCCGGCCGAAGCCAGTCACGGCGACATGGGCATGATCACCCGTGACGACGTGGTGCTGGCCCTCTCCAACTCGGGCTCCACCGCGGAAATCGTCACCCTGCTGCCGCTGATCAAGCGCCTCGGCATCACCCTGATCAGCATGACCGGCAATCCCGAGTCGCCGCTGTCCAAGGCCGCCGAAGTCAACCTGGACACCCGGGTGGCCAAGGAGGCCTGCCCGCTCAACCTGGCGCCGACCTCCTCCACCACCGCCTCGCTGGTGCTGGGCGACGCCCTGGCCATCGCCCTGCTCGAAGCCCGCGGCTTCACCGCCGAGGACTTCGCCTTCTCGCACCCCGGTGGCGCCCTGGGTCGCCGCCTGCTGCTCAAGGTCGAGAACGTCATGCACGCCGGCGACCGCCTGCCCCAGGTCAAGCGCGGCACCAGCCTGCGTGACGCGCTGCTGGAAATGACCCAGAAGGGCCTGGGCATGACCGCCGTACTGGAAAGCGATGGCCGCCTGGCCGGCATCTTCACCGACGGCGATCTGCGCCGAGCCCTGGACAAGGGCATCGACGTGCGTGACGCACGCATCGACGAGGTCATGACCCCCCACGGCAAGACCGCTCGCGCCGACATGCTCGCCGCCGAGGCCCTGAAGATCATGGAAGA harbors:
- the mlaE gene encoding lipid asymmetry maintenance ABC transporter permease subunit MlaE; the protein is MRRTSSLERVRLFGRAGIDVVAALGRSTIFLLRALFGRGTSGNGLQLLIKQLYSVGVLSLAIIVVSGVFIGMVLSLQGFSILAKYGSEQAVGQMVALTLLRELGPVVTALLFAGRAGSALTAEIGNMKSTEQLSSLAMIGVDPLKHIVAPRLWAGFISMPLLAMIFSVVGIWGGAMVAVDWLGVYEGSFWANMQNSVSFREDVLNGVIKSLVFAFVVTWIAVFQGYDCEPTSEGISRATTRTVVYASLAVLGLDFILTALMFGDF
- a CDS encoding ATP-binding cassette domain-containing protein translates to MSAENQYAVELKNVSFQRGERHIFNNVDICIPRGKVTGIMGPSGCGKTTLLRLIAAELRPSAGEIRVNGLNLPDLSRSELFDMRKQMGVLFQSGALFTDLDVFENVAFPLRVHTQLPEEMIRDIVLMKLQAVGLRGAIELMPDELSGGMKRRVALARAIALDPQILMYDEPFVGQDPIAMGVLVRLIRLLNDALGITSIVVSHDLAETASIADYIYVVGDSQVLGQGTPAELRDSDNPRVRQFMQGTPDGPVPFHFQAPNYHDDLLGGR
- a CDS encoding MlaC/ttg2D family ABC transporter substrate-binding protein; protein product: MIKTLRNSLVALLAALPLLAVAAPAAHEVVQKTTDTLLADLKANKDQYRQNPEAFYNALNEILGPVVDVDGVSRSVMTVRYSREATPEQMARFQENFKRSLMQFYGNALLEYNNQDIRVIPASGKQDAQRTSVNMEIRDGKGVVYPLSYTMVAMDGTWKLRNVVINGINVGKLFRDQFAQSMQNNRNDLDKVIDSWADTVARARQARGTS
- a CDS encoding STAS domain-containing protein, with protein sequence MSPAAIVEQAPGVLALSGVLDYQSGPALREQGGRLIRATQAEACVIDCSAVEKSSSVGLSLLLCYMRDARAAGKPLSVRGLPQDMGGIAKVCELQHVLPLPA
- the mlaD gene encoding outer membrane lipid asymmetry maintenance protein MlaD, with amino-acid sequence MQNRTMEIGVGLFLLAGLLALLLLALRVSGLAPGGNADTYKVYAHFDNIAGLTVRAKVTMAGVNIGRVTAIDLDRDSYTGRVTMELDGAVDNLPVDSTASILTAGLLGEKYVGISVGGDEELLADGGTIHDTQSSLVLEDLIGKFLLNSVNRDQESQ
- the murA gene encoding UDP-N-acetylglucosamine 1-carboxyvinyltransferase, yielding MDKLSITGGVRLDGEIRISGAKNSALPILAATLLGDAPVTICNLPHLHDITTMIELFGRMGIEPIIDEKLSVEVDARTMKTLVAPYELVKTMRASILVLGPMVARFGEAEVALPGGCAIGSRPVDLHIRGLEAMGAIIDVEGGYIKAKAPEGGLRGAHFFFDMVSVTGTENILMAATLAKGRTVLENAAREPEVVDLANCLIAMGAKIQGAGTDTITIDGVERLHGARFNVMPDRIETGTYLVAAAATGGRVKVKDADPSTLEAVLAKLQEAGAEITTGPDWIELDMKGKRPKAVSLRTAPYPAFPTDMQAQFIALNAIAEGTGTVIETIFENRFMHVYEMSRMGAQIQVEGNTAIVTGAAQLNGAPVMATDLRASASLVIAALVAQGDTVIDRIYHIDRGYECIEEKLQLLGAKIRRVPG
- the hisG gene encoding ATP phosphoribosyltransferase, whose product is MLTIALSKGRILDDTLPLLAAAGIVPTENPDKSRKLIIPTTLDDVRLLIVRATDVPTYVEHGAADLGVAGKDVLLEYGGQGLYEPLDLRIARCKLMTAGAVGAPEPKGRLRVATKFVNVAKRYYAEQGRQVDIIKLYGSMELAPLVGLADKIIDVVDTGNTLKANGLEAQELIAHISSRLIVNKASMKMQHGRLQALIDTLREAVESHHPH
- a CDS encoding KpsF/GutQ family sugar-phosphate isomerase; this translates as MNQTRDLIDSAQRTIRLEIEAVQELLPRIDANFVKACELILASKGRVVVVGMGKSGHIGNKIAATLASTGTTAFFVHPAEASHGDMGMITRDDVVLALSNSGSTAEIVTLLPLIKRLGITLISMTGNPESPLSKAAEVNLDTRVAKEACPLNLAPTSSTTASLVLGDALAIALLEARGFTAEDFAFSHPGGALGRRLLLKVENVMHAGDRLPQVKRGTSLRDALLEMTQKGLGMTAVLESDGRLAGIFTDGDLRRALDKGIDVRDARIDEVMTPHGKTARADMLAAEALKIMEDNKISALVVIDATGRPVGAFNLGDLLRAGVM
- a CDS encoding BolA family protein, translated to MQALEVKSFLETKLPDVQVEVDGEGCNFQLNLISDELAALSPVKRQQQIYAHLNPWIADGSIHAVSMKFFSRADWAARS